The following proteins are encoded in a genomic region of Rattus rattus isolate New Zealand chromosome 2, Rrattus_CSIRO_v1, whole genome shotgun sequence:
- the Plekhb1 gene encoding pleckstrin homology domain-containing family B member 1 isoform X2 produces MALVRGGWLWRQSSILRRWKRNWFALWLDGTLGYYHDETAQDEEDRVVIHFNVRDIKVGQECQDVQPPEGRSRDGLLTVNLREGSRLHLCAETRDDAIAWKTALMEANSTPVRVYSPYQDYYEVVPPNAHEATYVRSYYGPPYGPGVTHVIVREDPCYSSGAPLAMGMLAGAATGAALGSLMWSPCWF; encoded by the exons ATGGCCCTGGTGAGGGGCGGCTGGCTATGGAGACAGA GCTCCATCCTCCGCCGCTGGAAGCGGAATTGGTTTGCTCTGTGGTTGGATGGCACGCTGGGTTACTACCACGATGAGACAGCACAGGACGAGGAGGACCGTGTAGTTATCCACTTCAATGTCCGAGACATAAAGGTCGGCCAGGAGTGTCAGG ATGTGCAGCCCCCAGAGGGCAGGAGCCGAGATGGCCTGCTGACGGTGAACCTACGGGAGGGTTCCCGCCTGCACCTGTGCGCAGAGACCCGGGATGATGCCAT AGCATGGAAGACAGCCCTGATGGAGGCAAACTCCACCCCG GTACGCGTCTACAGCCCATATCAAGACTACTATGAGGTGGTACCCCCCAACGCACACGAGGCCACGTATGTCCGCAGCTACTATGGGCCACCTTATG GTCCTGGTGTGACGCATGTGATCGTGCGAGAGGATCCCTGTTACAGCTCTGGCGCTCCTTTGGCCATGGGCATGCTTGCTGGGGCTGCCACGGGTGCTGCCCTTGGCTCACTTATGTGGTCGCCTTGCTGGTTCTGA
- the Plekhb1 gene encoding pleckstrin homology domain-containing family B member 1 isoform X1, translating to MALVRGGWLWRQSSILRRWKRNWFALWLDGTLGYYHDETAQDEEDRVVIHFNVRDIKVGQECQDVQPPEGRSRDGLLTVNLREGSRLHLCAETRDDAIAWKTALMEANSTPAPAGATVPPRSRRVCPKVRCTSLSWKPCKVERRIWVRVYSPYQDYYEVVPPNAHEATYVRSYYGPPYGPGVTHVIVREDPCYSSGAPLAMGMLAGAATGAALGSLMWSPCWF from the exons ATGGCCCTGGTGAGGGGCGGCTGGCTATGGAGACAGA GCTCCATCCTCCGCCGCTGGAAGCGGAATTGGTTTGCTCTGTGGTTGGATGGCACGCTGGGTTACTACCACGATGAGACAGCACAGGACGAGGAGGACCGTGTAGTTATCCACTTCAATGTCCGAGACATAAAGGTCGGCCAGGAGTGTCAGG ATGTGCAGCCCCCAGAGGGCAGGAGCCGAGATGGCCTGCTGACGGTGAACCTACGGGAGGGTTCCCGCCTGCACCTGTGCGCAGAGACCCGGGATGATGCCAT AGCATGGAAGACAGCCCTGATGGAGGCAAACTCCACCCCG GCCCCAGCTGGAGCCACCGTCCCACCCAGGAGCCGTCGGGTTTGCCCTAAGGTCAGGTGTACGAGCCTCTCATGGAAGCCCTGTAAGGTTGAGAGGAGGATCTGG GTACGCGTCTACAGCCCATATCAAGACTACTATGAGGTGGTACCCCCCAACGCACACGAGGCCACGTATGTCCGCAGCTACTATGGGCCACCTTATG GTCCTGGTGTGACGCATGTGATCGTGCGAGAGGATCCCTGTTACAGCTCTGGCGCTCCTTTGGCCATGGGCATGCTTGCTGGGGCTGCCACGGGTGCTGCCCTTGGCTCACTTATGTGGTCGCCTTGCTGGTTCTGA